A region from the Geobacter benzoatilyticus genome encodes:
- a CDS encoding cytochrome C yields the protein MKKIALAAFITLGMASVSFAEDVTYTKQIKPLFDKHCAGCHGKDAAPEYHAFKAEKEKWLAKGQGMRMDTYSHLVFYTAWPDTGALMRRLDDGKNAKDGKPGNMYKHLGGTEEERQKNLALFKAWVGSWNLKKWAEATKEELDGVKVKY from the coding sequence ATGAAAAAAATTGCACTGGCAGCTTTTATCACCCTGGGGATGGCATCGGTTTCCTTTGCCGAGGATGTAACCTATACCAAACAGATCAAGCCGCTGTTCGATAAACACTGTGCCGGGTGCCATGGCAAGGACGCCGCCCCCGAGTACCATGCCTTCAAGGCAGAGAAGGAGAAGTGGCTCGCCAAGGGGCAGGGGATGCGGATGGACACCTACAGCCACCTGGTCTTCTACACTGCCTGGCCTGACACCGGCGCCCTCATGCGCCGCCTCGACGACGGGAAGAATGCCAAGGACGGGAAGCCCGGCAATATGTACAAACACCTGGGGGGCACCGAGGAGGAGCGGCAGAAGAACCTTGCCCTCTTCAAGGCGTGGGTCGGCAGCTGGAACCTCAAGAAGTGGGCCGAG
- the hcp gene encoding hydroxylamine reductase codes for MGMFCNQCEQAAKGVGCDIIGVCGKNPEVAALQDLMLYGLKGLGIYAEKARELGKKDEAIDLFMIEGLFTTVTNVDFDPVQLAGKLRTCYDSKEKIKSVYETAYREKNGASAPAITSGPAAWVIAGDLAGLVKQGEEHGINTHHADADVRSAIEILIYGLKGMAAYADHAYILGKKDEEVFAFFHKAMAATADPAKGLMDFVGLSMECGKLNIKVMGMLNEGHVDHYGHPVPTKVPTGTRKGKGILVSGHDLRMLEELLKQTAGKGINIYTHGEMLPAHGYPGLKQKYPHLYGNFGGAWQDQAKEFPLFPGAIIFNTNCIQRPAESYKDRLFSWGQVGWPGIKHIAGWDFSEVINKALECPELADAPEKEILTGFGHNAVLSVADKVIEGVKAGAIKHFFLIGGCDGAKPGRNYYTELAEQVPQDCVILTLACGKYRFNKLEFGDIGGIPRLLDIGQCNDAYSALQIALALADAFKCGVNDLPLSMILSWYEQKAVVILLSLLHLGIKNIKIGPSLPAFVTPNVLNFLVENFNLGPISTPEADLKAALGQ; via the coding sequence ATGGGAATGTTCTGTAACCAGTGCGAACAGGCCGCCAAAGGCGTCGGCTGCGATATCATCGGGGTATGCGGCAAAAATCCCGAGGTGGCGGCACTCCAGGATCTCATGCTCTACGGCCTCAAGGGACTCGGCATCTATGCAGAAAAGGCCCGGGAACTGGGCAAGAAGGACGAGGCCATCGACCTCTTCATGATCGAGGGGCTCTTCACCACCGTCACCAACGTGGACTTCGATCCGGTCCAACTTGCCGGCAAGCTCCGCACCTGCTACGACAGCAAGGAAAAAATCAAGTCCGTCTACGAGACCGCCTACCGCGAGAAGAACGGCGCCAGCGCCCCGGCAATCACCTCGGGTCCCGCCGCCTGGGTCATCGCCGGCGACCTGGCCGGGCTCGTTAAGCAGGGCGAGGAGCACGGCATCAACACCCATCACGCCGACGCCGACGTCCGCTCCGCCATCGAAATCCTCATTTATGGCCTCAAGGGGATGGCCGCCTACGCCGACCACGCCTACATCCTCGGCAAGAAAGACGAAGAGGTGTTCGCCTTCTTCCACAAGGCCATGGCCGCCACCGCCGACCCGGCCAAGGGGCTCATGGACTTCGTGGGGCTCTCCATGGAGTGCGGCAAGCTCAACATCAAGGTCATGGGGATGCTGAACGAAGGTCACGTTGACCACTATGGCCACCCGGTCCCCACCAAGGTTCCCACCGGCACCCGCAAAGGGAAGGGTATCCTCGTCTCGGGCCACGATCTCCGGATGCTGGAGGAGCTCCTGAAGCAGACCGCCGGCAAGGGTATCAACATCTACACCCACGGCGAGATGCTCCCGGCCCACGGCTATCCCGGCCTCAAGCAGAAGTATCCGCACCTCTACGGCAACTTCGGCGGCGCATGGCAGGACCAGGCGAAGGAGTTCCCCCTCTTCCCCGGCGCCATCATCTTCAACACCAACTGCATCCAGCGCCCGGCCGAATCCTACAAGGACCGCCTCTTCTCCTGGGGCCAGGTGGGGTGGCCCGGCATTAAGCACATCGCCGGCTGGGACTTCAGCGAAGTCATCAACAAGGCCCTTGAGTGCCCCGAGCTGGCCGACGCGCCGGAGAAGGAGATTCTCACAGGATTCGGCCACAACGCCGTCCTCTCCGTGGCCGACAAAGTAATCGAAGGGGTGAAGGCCGGCGCCATCAAGCACTTCTTCCTCATCGGCGGCTGCGACGGCGCCAAGCCGGGCCGCAACTACTACACCGAACTGGCCGAGCAGGTGCCCCAGGACTGCGTGATCCTCACCCTGGCCTGCGGCAAGTACCGTTTCAACAAGCTGGAGTTCGGCGATATCGGCGGCATCCCGCGGCTTCTGGACATCGGCCAGTGCAACGACGCCTACTCGGCCCTCCAGATCGCCCTGGCCCTGGCCGACGCCTTCAAATGCGGCGTGAACGATCTGCCCCTCTCCATGATCCTCTCCTGGTACGAGCAGAAGGCGGTGGTCATCCTCCTGTCGCTGCTGCACCTGGGAATCAAGAACATCAAGATCGGTCCGAGCCTCCCGGCTTTTGTCACCCCGAACGTTCTCAACTTCCTGGTCGAGAACTTCAACCTGGGTCCCATCAGCACCCCGGAAGCCGACCTCAAGGCGGCCCTGGGGCAGTAA
- a CDS encoding nitroreductase family protein, giving the protein METLEAIRTRRSVRKFSDRPVEPEKLQAVLEAARQAPSWANMQCWRFVVVDDAATKARISELSYVEAFFGPKGYKSNPAQKALAEAPVVIVACGEPPQSGELRGQQYYLTDVGIATQNLMLAAHDLGLGSVFVGVFDEEQMGELLGIPPELRIVGLFPLGYPQEEAKGGAPRKPLDEIVHYGKYQA; this is encoded by the coding sequence ATGGAAACATTGGAGGCAATCAGAACGAGGAGAAGCGTCCGCAAGTTTTCCGACCGGCCGGTGGAGCCGGAGAAGCTCCAGGCCGTACTGGAGGCGGCGCGCCAGGCCCCGTCGTGGGCAAACATGCAGTGCTGGCGGTTCGTGGTGGTGGACGATGCGGCAACGAAGGCGCGCATCAGCGAGCTGTCTTACGTGGAGGCGTTTTTCGGCCCCAAGGGGTACAAATCGAACCCGGCCCAGAAGGCCCTGGCCGAGGCGCCGGTGGTGATAGTGGCCTGCGGGGAGCCGCCCCAGTCCGGGGAGCTGCGGGGACAGCAGTATTACCTGACCGATGTTGGGATTGCCACCCAGAACTTGATGCTTGCCGCCCATGATCTGGGGCTGGGGAGTGTCTTTGTGGGGGTATTCGACGAAGAACAGATGGGGGAGCTGCTCGGCATTCCGCCGGAACTGCGGATCGTGGGGCTCTTTCCGCTGGGGTATCCCCAGGAGGAGGCAAAAGGGGGGGCGCCCCGCAAGCCTTTGGATGAGATCGTCCACTATGGGAAGTACCAGGCATAG
- a CDS encoding septal ring lytic transglycosylase RlpA family protein, translating to MLLAGMLSACSTYSTRVIDSPETRGRKGWEKPYIVNGKRYDPLLSHEGFAQEGMASWYGEDFHGKPTSNGETYDMYAMTAAHKTLPLGVFVRARNRSNGREVVVRINDRGPFVKERIIDFSYAAARQLGMTGEGTAPVRIEALGYRSDSAAGTVSYRPPANYDAGSYAVQVAAFTVPDNARRLAAQLGTRYGASSIQEALVRGNRFYRVRVGRYASLEMAENARRDFERASYPGSFVVATD from the coding sequence ATGTTGCTCGCGGGGATGCTCTCCGCTTGCAGCACCTACAGCACGCGGGTCATAGACTCTCCCGAAACCCGTGGCCGCAAGGGATGGGAGAAACCGTACATCGTTAACGGCAAGCGTTACGATCCCCTTTTGAGCCATGAGGGATTCGCCCAGGAGGGGATGGCCAGCTGGTACGGGGAGGATTTCCACGGCAAGCCCACCAGCAACGGCGAGACCTACGACATGTACGCCATGACCGCCGCCCACAAGACCCTGCCGCTGGGGGTATTCGTGAGGGCGCGCAACAGGAGCAACGGCAGGGAAGTGGTGGTCCGGATCAACGACCGGGGACCCTTCGTCAAGGAGCGGATTATCGATTTTTCCTATGCCGCGGCCCGGCAGTTGGGGATGACCGGCGAAGGTACCGCTCCGGTGAGGATTGAGGCCCTGGGGTACCGCAGCGACTCGGCGGCCGGAACGGTCTCCTACCGTCCGCCGGCAAACTACGATGCCGGTTCTTACGCCGTTCAGGTTGCGGCTTTCACTGTGCCGGACAATGCCCGCAGGCTGGCGGCACAGTTGGGAACGCGCTATGGAGCTTCCTCCATCCAGGAGGCATTGGTGAGGGGAAACCGCTTTTACCGGGTGCGGGTCGGCAGGTACGCCTCCCTGGAGATGGCCGAGAATGCCCGTCGTGACTTTGAGCGTGCAAGCTATCCGGGCAGCTTCGTGGTGGCGACGGATTGA
- a CDS encoding DUF3108 domain-containing protein — MPGIKGAAEADITMVLKYGVLIVIALAAFAAQAVAAPKIPEKLVYELSWTGIPVGTASQEITESGNMRRIVSLARSNDWLSTFFPVEDRIESSYDRTLAPFPGLARHYRLRTREGSRLRDREILFEQERKIAHYRDNIKGRKADVPIPADTIDVYGSFYYIRYLPLEVGKSSRINILDSKKQRRVEVRVLRKERIKTVLGEVDTIVIQPMVASEGVFEGKGTVHIWLTDDDRRIPVRARTRVAVGSVTANLVEIVP; from the coding sequence ATGCCTGGAATCAAGGGCGCGGCGGAGGCGGATATCACCATGGTTTTAAAGTATGGAGTACTAATTGTAATTGCGCTGGCCGCCTTTGCCGCACAGGCGGTTGCGGCACCGAAAATCCCGGAGAAACTTGTTTATGAACTTTCATGGACCGGTATTCCCGTCGGCACTGCAAGCCAGGAGATTACGGAGAGCGGGAACATGAGAAGAATAGTTTCCCTTGCCCGTTCCAATGATTGGCTGTCTACGTTTTTCCCGGTTGAAGACCGGATAGAAAGCTCCTATGATCGCACCCTCGCCCCATTTCCGGGACTCGCTCGCCACTACCGGTTAAGAACACGGGAGGGAAGCCGCCTGCGGGATCGGGAGATCTTGTTCGAGCAGGAACGGAAAATCGCCCATTACCGCGACAATATTAAAGGGAGGAAAGCGGATGTCCCCATCCCCGCCGATACCATTGACGTCTATGGAAGCTTCTACTACATCCGGTACCTGCCTCTGGAAGTCGGTAAATCATCCCGCATAAACATTCTCGACAGCAAGAAGCAGCGGCGGGTCGAGGTGCGGGTCCTGCGGAAAGAGCGCATAAAAACGGTGCTCGGTGAGGTAGATACAATAGTTATCCAGCCGATGGTTGCCTCTGAAGGGGTTTTTGAAGGGAAGGGGACGGTTCATATCTGGCTCACTGACGATGATCGGCGCATTCCGGTCAGGGCCCGGACCAGGGTGGCGGTGGGAAGCGTGACTGCGAACCTTGTGGAGATAGTTCCCTGA
- a CDS encoding AAA family ATPase, whose amino-acid sequence MPEKVLVPSIEQRLAAMVEVARRMRCKTETEKRTGHKPTITLSREFGCEGYPVAEQLKELLEQSTKEPWVIMDKALLEETAKHHDISETVFQSLGHRSLLLDDMIATLTPRWKSEREHYKLLCGQIVSLAEAGNVIIMGRGSSIITQQMNNCLHFRIYASNHFKVRSIARRAKISLQEAETLVEKKQKERVKFIRDFLDRDIADLSLYHLVFNNDKNSAACIARTIAGYLCQKGA is encoded by the coding sequence ATGCCGGAAAAAGTACTCGTGCCATCCATCGAACAGAGGCTGGCAGCAATGGTTGAAGTTGCCCGCCGGATGAGGTGTAAGACCGAAACCGAGAAACGTACCGGGCACAAGCCGACTATCACTCTTTCGAGAGAGTTCGGCTGCGAGGGGTATCCAGTGGCAGAGCAGCTCAAGGAACTTCTTGAGCAATCCACCAAGGAGCCCTGGGTCATCATGGACAAGGCGCTCCTCGAAGAAACGGCCAAGCACCACGACATTTCCGAGACGGTTTTCCAATCCCTCGGCCACCGGTCGCTGCTGCTCGACGACATGATCGCCACGCTCACCCCCCGCTGGAAGAGCGAACGGGAACACTACAAGCTTCTCTGCGGCCAGATCGTCTCCCTGGCCGAGGCGGGCAACGTGATCATAATGGGGCGGGGAAGCTCCATAATCACCCAGCAGATGAATAACTGCCTCCATTTCCGCATCTATGCATCCAACCATTTCAAGGTCCGCTCCATTGCCCGCCGGGCAAAGATCTCGCTCCAGGAAGCTGAGACCCTGGTGGAAAAAAAGCAGAAGGAACGCGTCAAATTCATCCGCGATTTCCTTGACCGTGATATCGCCGACCTGAGCCTCTACCATCTGGTCTTCAACAACGACAAGAACTCAGCTGCCTGCATAGCCCGGACAATCGCCGGTTACCTGTGCCAGAAGGGCGCTTGA
- a CDS encoding RluA family pseudouridine synthase, with translation MESGDGSRSPLAFVEAADYTPCMLNFTITESDHCRSVESFLRNLLPTAPSAYLGKLIRGGHLAVNGKRPLSGTLLVSGDTVTLKESSRTLELMATARPSLDILFEDERIVVVNKPPGLPVHRTAEDELTLVDEAERFLAQRGTPVKLRPVNRLDRGTSGATIFAKSATSAGIFGRFVKETGLGKLYLAIADGKLQAEGTIDAPLEGKESQTHFRTLFQGAGAALVLVTPITGRMHQIRKHLALTGHPVRGDRRYRGTPLAGYPGHCLHAFQVSFVHPETGEEIVIHAPLPPGLRSQLHQLAGDFIAPLLLLLPTLSQQ, from the coding sequence GTGGAGAGCGGTGACGGTAGCCGCTCTCCACTTGCGTTCGTCGAGGCTGCCGACTATACTCCCTGCATGCTCAACTTTACCATTACCGAATCCGACCATTGCCGCAGCGTGGAAAGCTTTCTCCGCAACCTCCTTCCCACCGCTCCTTCCGCCTATCTAGGGAAACTCATCCGGGGAGGGCACCTGGCCGTAAACGGCAAGCGCCCCCTATCCGGCACGCTCCTGGTTTCAGGTGATACGGTCACCCTCAAGGAGAGCTCCCGGACACTGGAGCTTATGGCCACAGCACGGCCCAGCCTCGACATACTCTTTGAAGACGAACGGATTGTTGTTGTCAACAAGCCGCCCGGCTTACCGGTACACCGGACTGCGGAGGACGAACTGACGCTGGTGGATGAGGCGGAACGGTTTCTGGCCCAGCGTGGGACGCCGGTCAAACTGCGTCCCGTCAACCGCCTTGACCGTGGCACCTCCGGCGCCACGATATTCGCCAAGAGCGCCACGAGCGCCGGCATCTTCGGCCGGTTCGTGAAGGAAACCGGGCTGGGCAAGCTCTATTTGGCCATAGCAGACGGCAAGTTGCAGGCCGAAGGAACAATCGACGCACCGCTGGAAGGCAAGGAATCCCAAACTCATTTCCGGACACTGTTCCAAGGCGCTGGCGCCGCGCTGGTCCTCGTTACCCCCATCACCGGACGAATGCACCAGATTCGCAAGCATCTGGCTCTCACAGGCCATCCAGTCAGGGGTGACCGCCGTTATCGGGGTACTCCCCTCGCAGGGTATCCCGGCCACTGCCTGCACGCTTTCCAGGTATCCTTCGTTCATCCGGAAACAGGGGAGGAAATCGTCATCCATGCCCCCCTCCCCCCCGGTTTACGGAGCCAGCTCCACCAGTTGGCCGGTGATTTTATTGCGCCGCTGTTACTTTTGCTCCCTACCCTATCACAGCAATGA
- a CDS encoding cytochrome C, translating into MNAVKRIRLFAVAGLTLAVSLCLGAGSPAKAAPNAPKLLQDDCVKCHVQPPADVASAGAGHKKITCFDCHASHRPASKNNIPECSQCHTGKKHYELKGCLGCHKNPHTPLNIILSGNITDPCLTCHSPQIEQLKQFPSKHSKLYCSTCHNVHGKIPACTQCHKPHYAEQTAGDCKKCHKAHQPKNVVYGKEVPNKECGGCHKKAVDLLTASTAKHKTLACVYCHQDKHKMIPACQTCHGTPHPAAMMAKFSKCGDCHSIAHDLNRWTAPAKAAAPVKAAPAKKK; encoded by the coding sequence ATGAATGCTGTAAAACGCATCAGGCTCTTTGCCGTCGCTGGCCTGACCCTGGCAGTTTCGCTCTGCCTGGGTGCGGGAAGCCCGGCCAAAGCTGCCCCGAACGCCCCGAAACTGCTTCAGGACGACTGCGTGAAATGTCACGTCCAGCCGCCGGCAGACGTTGCCAGCGCCGGTGCCGGACACAAGAAGATCACCTGCTTCGACTGTCATGCCAGCCACCGCCCCGCATCGAAGAACAATATTCCCGAATGCAGCCAGTGCCACACCGGCAAAAAGCACTATGAGCTCAAGGGATGCCTCGGGTGCCACAAGAACCCCCACACCCCGCTCAATATCATTCTTTCCGGCAACATCACCGATCCGTGCCTGACCTGCCACTCTCCGCAGATTGAGCAGCTCAAGCAGTTCCCGAGCAAGCACAGCAAGCTCTACTGCTCTACCTGCCACAACGTTCACGGCAAGATCCCGGCTTGTACCCAGTGCCACAAGCCCCACTACGCCGAGCAAACCGCCGGCGATTGCAAGAAGTGCCACAAGGCTCACCAGCCGAAAAACGTTGTTTACGGCAAGGAAGTTCCCAACAAGGAATGCGGCGGCTGCCACAAGAAAGCCGTTGACCTGCTGACCGCCAGCACGGCTAAACACAAAACACTGGCCTGCGTATACTGCCACCAGGATAAGCACAAGATGATCCCGGCATGCCAGACCTGCCACGGCACGCCGCACCCGGCAGCAATGATGGCCAAGTTCTCGAAATGCGGCGACTGCCACAGCATCGCTCACGACCTGAACCGCTGGACCGCTCCGGCCAAAGCTGCTGCTCCGGTTAAAGCTGCCCCGGCAAAAAAGAAGTAG
- the rplI gene encoding 50S ribosomal protein L9 — MKVILKENLENLGHIGDVVKVAPGYARNYLLPKGYAIEATEKNAKALDHAKRQLEYKRNKVLEQAKAFAARIESLTLSIVHQAGEEGKLFGAVTNMELAEQLKAQGIDMDRKKIVLAEPIKQVGEYTASVKVHPDVAATLKVVVSKAE, encoded by the coding sequence ATGAAAGTCATTCTTAAGGAAAACCTGGAAAACCTCGGTCACATCGGCGATGTTGTCAAGGTTGCACCGGGCTACGCTCGGAATTACCTGCTTCCGAAGGGATATGCGATCGAAGCAACCGAAAAAAATGCCAAGGCCCTCGATCATGCGAAGCGTCAGCTCGAGTACAAGCGGAACAAGGTTCTGGAGCAGGCTAAGGCTTTTGCTGCCAGGATTGAGTCGTTGACTCTTTCAATCGTTCATCAGGCCGGTGAGGAAGGGAAGCTCTTCGGTGCCGTTACCAATATGGAGCTTGCCGAGCAACTGAAGGCCCAGGGCATTGATATGGACCGGAAGAAAATTGTCCTTGCTGAACCGATCAAGCAGGTTGGTGAGTACACTGCTTCTGTCAAGGTGCATCCTGACGTTGCAGCTACCCTCAAGGTCGTGGTGTCCAAAGCAGAATAG
- a CDS encoding YybS family protein — translation MVIGDRGVLLDVAKGVCLTVAIFVVYLQVPLLGIAAGVVVPLPILYYQLKSGQWIVGVSAALVAALILALSGGLAVSLVYLIQAGLLSVLLAFFLSRGYSISRAMASAVLSVAAAASMAVAGYGIAKGVDFHRQVTMAIKTNLDQTIAFYKDRGAGGEDIQLLKEGLEQVGALFGQIYPAMFLVTLAAIAGINLLLLRRFRNQTAIKLPDSNLSSFKNPEHLVWGVIIAGFALLTGNDAIQIAALNIVVVAGFLYFMQGIAVVMHFFATYSVPVFFRIFFYVLLVLQAYLAVAVMLLGLFDLWADFRRPRIHKNL, via the coding sequence GGGTGTGCCTGACGGTTGCAATTTTCGTTGTTTACCTCCAGGTGCCTCTTCTGGGAATTGCGGCAGGGGTTGTCGTGCCTCTTCCCATTCTCTACTATCAGCTTAAGAGCGGGCAATGGATTGTCGGCGTCAGTGCCGCCCTCGTGGCGGCTCTGATCCTTGCATTATCCGGCGGCCTTGCTGTTTCGCTGGTGTATTTGATCCAGGCGGGATTGCTGTCAGTTTTATTGGCGTTTTTTTTGTCGCGAGGCTACAGCATCAGCCGCGCCATGGCCTCAGCGGTGCTTTCCGTGGCGGCGGCAGCTTCAATGGCGGTTGCCGGGTATGGCATTGCAAAGGGCGTGGATTTTCATCGTCAAGTGACGATGGCGATCAAAACGAACCTTGACCAGACCATCGCTTTTTATAAGGACAGGGGGGCCGGCGGAGAAGACATCCAGCTCCTTAAGGAAGGTCTGGAGCAAGTCGGTGCGCTGTTCGGGCAGATTTATCCGGCGATGTTTCTGGTTACGCTTGCCGCGATTGCAGGAATTAATCTGCTTCTGCTTCGCCGGTTCAGAAATCAGACAGCGATAAAGCTTCCTGATAGCAACCTGAGCAGCTTCAAAAATCCCGAACACCTTGTGTGGGGAGTTATTATTGCCGGTTTCGCTCTTCTGACAGGCAATGACGCCATTCAGATTGCGGCCCTTAATATCGTTGTAGTCGCCGGATTTCTTTATTTCATGCAGGGAATAGCAGTGGTAATGCATTTTTTTGCCACGTATTCCGTTCCGGTGTTCTTTAGGATTTTTTTCTATGTCCTGCTCGTACTGCAGGCATATCTGGCCGTTGCGGTAATGCTTTTGGGGCTCTTTGACCTCTGGGCGGATTTCCGCAGGCCACGAATTCACAAAAACCTGTAA